Proteins from a genomic interval of Zingiber officinale cultivar Zhangliang chromosome 2A, Zo_v1.1, whole genome shotgun sequence:
- the LOC122042707 gene encoding uncharacterized protein LOC122042707 isoform X4, translating to MDDSWLSKCVDSSPQMSPLLATELGSQAVRSSHLTQAPAPASAAQVHKNTKHHFHSFIRQEAVLNDHARVQETAAVSNLNLGYRLGKTELGNSFLALLSDEFSHLPHSRMDIAKIHINNDKVLTGTGCVVPSINIPPLPENHGNGSLGNWNEHSSFVVSRTATNPASTKVPFLHNNVRLVGDSHHARDYVEVVPCQSSQSNNTGTAVTPWDELCNSGRSANADKNSNKDVHASRIISFDAKSPILHNNSSYLRGRPLVFCRSTVGELFMGDAGLLGVLCFCHNSHMSVPKFCEHSGSPSVNPGEAVYLENGMNISHWCKQYLGIMAPDEIIGGEWSGGSATVDVSVGSKASYAPILLNNNVAISNIKSFGGSWRPAKPLSNSIPSSPYIKVRYTMQDKSINKEHDNVRLSYNFHGTKNCQKMIPSSVPASMPNAMKKQLLNTQKHPPISVGLEKVHSTLFKGKEIVVQQLNTSDGTYTGKHTSCMPLACSWTNGTVRHDDDIDDPNSSAEAPLADIDGASNIELRLGQPSEKYSAFAGSLGSSVLQIGPAYDTVKPQPYQQLKERSVSHTAAKTWTENQIRKNLHFSSSEASPYNKGSTQHAARSFNARNHFDSEGLTRDANMNPLISLFLSHLEGNNTSLSLDNLFNGSEHLSSKTPHNVCNSVGDSTHGTRSVCNTSTVNFPNKLDEGKNILTVESDTTKSDSMVQKQNEVTITREISAPFNSKCCQNSILGNGKDFSFYLDNQSNMVQKQSVGNTKQQEKTAFLSNKECDDPIPCGSSGTDLLKSDHLMSSTTLCSLETSKNIFATTKHSMDAKSKNSAFRRVVEFSTQESSNAAKANSQHHQLCCLSSSKPESCKDEFAVQTDLREGSYCKTHLNDSKVVRHSCPSCRSAVGMDIFSGHSCHTGSTRTCNCSCSTKRALLKSEKCCKRFSSCCNCDVDEQPCLRLGRLSNNCFPGDHKHEMFNHREHTSCSYGHCCTSVFPYCFHGFYTSGSNSTSKALSEQEVCGQANITHTTGDNDSNYLLPECKRIRLTHCDCSKNNSGLRNDQQTVFWRDVPKKNFAHAGASHDKFAEALKSTKSVGDQVPNYATEFNKAHLNSHVTKAPQMSNMSSGSSAPVLTQVSMEVNNSTPCIRTSTMMHDLVVDEGSGNEKCGSSDVVIRDGNEGFNTVDKVNVAKSRFDCLASDSSINPIDELHLKIPYKSKKVKCLNEGLAKKENAKYRCKLEMTPKTAASKSEDHNPSFDPFGGPEILNNVRHLENDSSRSQEIEVSKPGCVMQRTNASHGSAAIIKRKRSVLSFNKFKERIGYQDGVPKDDDKQLQNDDISLRRLKRVGEKMKQGLVACSKHESRSGTAKPPKFMSLNCIANISSKISLPKKSKPVVCGNSGIISSGGTDGDQKPAKIISLASILKRARKCNLTETSDTTVSHHSETSEDAKNSAIFHRLEESCECLRKNGEDLSSPSTAKAFHSGNNTGIRCHLHSMQSISNLRCKDICTCSPGKLAAKFRHHAKTTCSSTTEINECSKLTMAKDQLNCSPSAICGLEDQDNKLHQQKILEPASPTTIGSFPFPKNNQDHAGKLSQVSRSLLNPDAFCCVCGSSNQGDTNQLLECHDCLIKVHQACYGVSKIPKGNWCCRPCKCNSQDIVCVLCGYGDGAMTRAVKCQNIIKSLLKAWKVGKGSYSVKTIPSEHAEIDALNPDSADEASKFNNCGSVSETCTAESKSRMSGKYPAFNSIIAGSLDPSVTQWVHMVCALWTPGTRCPNVDTMNTFDVSGALPAKKNVVCSLCKRPGGSCIECRVSSCSVPFHPWCAHQKGLLQSEIEGDDDEKVGFYGRCLHHAMPNNYRLDNHVVDPQQSLIKEECSCARTEVVRGRKRERTHQPNLQGPGKDGVCIVSQEQINAWLHINGQKCRASGLTKPSGSDVENDYRKEYILYKQLKRWKHLVVYKSGIHALGLYTSQFIPRGAMVVEYIGEIVGLRVADKREIEYQSGRRIQYKSACYFFRIDKEHIIDATRKGGIARFVNHSCLPNCVAKVITVRNEKKVVFFAERDINPGEEITYDYHFNSEDEGEKIPCFCDSKNCRRYLN from the exons TCAGGAGACTGCAGCTGTTAGTAATTTAAACTTAGGCTACAGATTGGGGAAGACAGAGCTGGGTAATTCATTTCTTGCTCTGTTATCTGATGAATTCTCCCATTTGCCTCATTCAAGAATGGACATAGCTAAGATTCATATCAACAATGACAAGGTTCTAACTGGCACTGGCTGTGTGGTCCCATCAATAAATATTCCACCTCTACCAGAAAACCATGGAAATGGCTCTCTGGGAAATTGGAATGAGCATTCTTCTTTTGTTGTCTCTAGGACAGCAACAAATCCTGCTTCCACCAAAGTCCCTTTTCTCCACAACAATGTTCGATTAGTGGGTGATTCTCATCATGCGAGGGACTATGTGGAAGTAGTTCCTTGTCAATCCTCTCAGTCCAACAATACAGGAACTGCCGTCACTCCATGGGATGAACTATGTAATTCAGGCAGGTCAGCCAATGCAGACAAAAACTCAAATAAGGATGTTCATGCCTCAAGGATTATTTCATTTGATGCCAAGTCTCCTATTTTACATAATAATTCTTCTTATCTTAGAGGGCGTCCCCTTGTCTTCTGTAGAAGTACTG TAGGAGAATTATTTATGGGTGATGCAGGACTTCTTGGAGTTTTATGCTTTTGTCATAACTCCCATATGTCAGTTCCCAAATTTTGTGAG CATTCAGGATCGCCTTCGGTGAATCCTGGTGAGGCTGTCTATTTGGAGAATGGAATGAACATATCACATTGGTGCAAGCAATATTTAGGG ATAATGGCACCAGATGAAATTATTGGAGGGGAGTGGTCAGGTGGTTCTGCAACAGTAGATGTTTCAGTTGGTTCCAAGGCCAGTTATGCTCCAATATTGTTGAACAACAATGTGGCAATTAGTAATATCAAGTCATTTGGTGGATCTTGGAGACCAGCTAAACCTTTGAGTAACTCTATTCCTAGCTCTCCATATATAAAGGTGAGATATACCATGCAGGACAAATCAATAAACAAGGAGCATGACAATGTGCGCCTAAGCTATAATTTTCATGGTACTAAAAATTGTCAAAAGATGATTCCCAGTTCAGTGCCAGCTAGCATGCCTAATGCAATGAAGAAACAACTCTTGAATACTCAGAAGCATCCTCCTATTAGTGTTGGTCTTGAAAAAGTTCACTCAACTTTATTTAAGGGTAAAGAAATTGTTGTTCAGCAATTGAATACTTCTGATGGCACTTATACTGGAAAACATACTTCTTGTATGCCCTTAGCATGTTCCTGGACCAATGGAACAGTGAGGCATGATGATGACATTGACGATCCCAACTCCTCTGCTGAAGCACCTCTGGCTGATATTGATGGTGCGTCGAACATTGAATTGAGGCTTGGCCAGCCATCTGAGAAATACAGTGCCTTTGCAGGTTCACTTGGATCGTCTGTACTACAAATTGGACCAGCATATGACACAGTGAAACCACAACCATATCAGCAACTAAAGGAACGAA GTGTTTCTCATACAGCTGCTAAAACTTGGACTGAAAATCAAATCAGGAAAAATCTCCATTTCTCATCTTCGGAGGCATCTCCTTACAATAAAGGATCCACACAACATGCGGCTAGATCTTTTAATGCTCGTAACCATTTTGACTCTGAAGGTCTCACTCGTGATGCAAACATGAATCCCCTGATTTCATTGTTTCTATCACATCTTGAAGGGAATAACACATCTTTATCACTGGATAACTTATTCAATGGTAGCGAGCACTTATCATCTAAGACGCCTCACAACGTTTGCAATTCTGTAGGAGACTCTACACATGGTACTAGAAGTGTATGTAACACCAGTACGGTGAATTTTCCCAATAAATTGGATGAAGGAAAGAATATTCTCACTGTTGAGAGTGACACGACAAAGTCTGACTCCATGGTACAAAAACAAAATGAGGTCACAATTACTAGAGAGATTTCTGCACCTTTTAATAGCAAATGCTGCCAAAACAGCATCCTTGGAAATGGTAAGGATTTTTCTTTCTATTTGGACAATCAATCTAACATGGTGCAGAAACAAAGTGTTGGAAACACCAAGCAGCAAGAGAAAACTGCTTTTCTCTCAAACAAGGAGTGTGATGATCCAATTCCTTGTGGATCATCCGGTACAGATTTGTTGAAATCAGACCATCTAATGTCTTCTACAACCCTTTGTTCTTTGGAAAcaagcaaaaatatttttgctaCAACCAAGCATTCTATGGATGCCAAATCAAAAAATTCTGCTTTTCGCCGTGTAGTTGAATTTTCAACTCAAGAAAGTTCAAACGCTGCTAAAGCAAACTCGCAACATCATCAATTGTGTTGTCTATCATCATCCAAACCTGAAAGTTGTAAGGATGAATTTGCAGTTCAGACAGACTTAAGGGAAGGATCTTACTGCAAAACTCATCTCAATGACTCTAAAGTTGTTAGACACTCATGCCCAAGCTGCCGATCTGCTGTTGGCATGGATATATTTTCTGGTCATTCTTGTCATACAG GTTCAACTAGAACCTGCAATTGCTCGTGTTCAACAAAAAGAGCACTGCTTAAATCTGAAAAATGCTGCAAAAGATTTTCAAGTTGCTGCAATTGTGATGTGGATGAACAACCTTGTCTGAG ACTGGGGAGGCTGTCAAATAATTGTTTTCCTGGTGATCATAAACATGAAATGTTCAATCACAGAGAACATACTTCTTGCTCATATGGACATTGCTGCACTTCCGTATTTCCATATTGCTTTCATGGTTTCTATACTTCGGGGAGTAATAGTACCTCTAAAGCCTTAAGTGAGCAGGAGGTTTGCGGACAAGCCAACATAACACATACCACCGGAGATAATGACAGCAACTATTTGTTACCAGAGTGCAAGAGAATTCGTCTAACTCATTGTGATTGTTCTAAGAATAATAGTGGCCTTAGAAATGATCAACAAACTGTCTTTTGGAGGGATGTTCCAAAAAAGAATTTTGCCCATGCTGGTGCTTCTCATGACAAGTTTGCAGAGGCATTGAAAAGCACAAAGAGCGTTGGCGATCAGGTTCCCAATTATGCCACTGAGTTCAACAAAGCTCATCTAAATTCCCATGTAACAAAAGCACCACAGATGTCTAATATGTCATCTGGATCCTCTGCTCCTGTCTTAACTCAAGTTTCAATGGAAGTCAATAATTCAACTCCCTGTATTAGAACTTCAACAATGATGCATGATTTAGTGGTTGATGAAGGATCAGGGAATGAGAAATGTGGATCATCTGATGTAGTCATCAGAGATGGCAACGAAGGCTTTAATACAGTCGACAAGGTGAATGTAGCTAAATCTAGGTTTGATTGCTTGGCAAGCGATTCGTCCATTAATCCTATTGATGAACTGCATTTGAAGATTCCATATAAATCCAAGAAAGTTAAGTGTCTCAATGAAGGGTTGGCAAAAAAAGAAAATGCGAAGTATCGATGCAAGCTTGAAATGACACCTAAAACTGCTGCAAGCAAATCTGAGGACCATAATCCATCATTTGATCCTTTTGGTGGCCCTGAAATACTGAACAATGTTAGGCATTTAGAAAATGATAGTTCTCGATCCCAAGAAATTGAAGTTTCCAAACCTGGTTGTGTGATGCAAAGAACAAATGCTTCTCATGGGTCTGCTGCAATTATCAAGAGAAAGCGTTCAGTTTTATCCTTCAACAAATTCAAGGAAAGAATTGGTTACCAAGATGGAGTGCCAAAGGATGACGACAAGCAGTTACAAAATGATGATATCTCACTTAGAAGACTCAAGCGTGTTGGAGAAAAGATGAAACAAGGGCTTGTTGCATGTTCAAAACATGAAAGTCGTAGTGGTACTGCAAAGCCACCTAAATTCATGTCACTAAATTGTATTGCAAATATTTCAAGCAAGATTAGTTTACCTAAGAAGAGCAAGCCTGTTGTATGTGGAAATTCAGGTATCATTTCTAGTGGAGGAACTGATGGTGATCAAAAGCCTGCAAAAATAATTTCCTTGGCTTCAATACTAAAAAGGGCTAGAAAGTGCAACCTTACTGAAACCTCTGATACAACTGTAAGCCATCATAGTGAAACCTCTGAGGATGCTAAAAATTCTGCAATCTTTCATAGATTGGAAGAAAGTTGTGAATGCTTAAGAAAGAATGGTGAAGACTTGAGCTCACCATCAACAGCAAAGGCATTCCATTCTGGAAATAACACAGGCATAAGATGTCATTTGCATTCTATGCAATCAATATCTAACTTACGGTGCAAGGATATTTGTACATGCAGTCCTGGCAAACTTGCTGCAAAATTTAGGCATCATGCAAAGACCACCTGCTCATCAACTACTGAGATTAATGAATGCTCAAAATTGACCATGGCAAAGGATCAGCTCAATTGTTCCCCTTCGGCTATTTGTG GATTGGAAGATCAAGATAATAAATTACATCAGCAGAAGATTTTAGAACCGGCATCGCCAACAACTATTGGTTCTTTTCCCTTTCCTAAGAACAATCAAGATCATGCTGGCAAGCTGTCTCAAGTAAGCAGAAG TCTTTTAAATCCAGATGCATTTTGTTGTGTCTGTGGAAGCTCGAATCAAGGTGACACCAATCAATTGTTAGAGTGTCATGACTGCTTGATTAAG GTGCACCAAGCCTGCTATGGAGTTTCAAAAATTCCCAAAGGTAATTGGTGCTGTCGTCCATGCAAGTGCAACTCCCAAGACATC GTTTGTGTTTTGTGTGGATATGGTGATGGAGCCATGACAAGGGCAGTAAAATGTCAGAATATTATCAAGAGTTTATTGAAGGCATGGAAAGTTGGTAAAGGATCCTATTCTGTGAAGACCATTCCTTCTGAACATGCAGAGATCGATGCTCTCAATCCTGATTCTGCAGATGAAGCCTCTAAATTCAACAACTGTGGTTCAGTTAGCGAGACTTGTACTGCTGAAAGCAAAAGTAGAATGTCAGGAAAATATCCGGCTTTTAACAGCATAATCGCCGGATCACTGGATCCATCTGTCACACAATGGGTGCATATGGTTTGCGCACTTTGGACACCTGGTACAAGATGTCCAAATGTTGACACAATGAATACTTTTGATGTGTCTGGTGCTTTACCTGCTAAGAAAAATGTA GTTTGTTCTTTGTGTAAACGTCCAGGAGGTTCATGCATAGAGTGCAGAGTTTCAAGTTGCTCTGTCCCATTTCATCCTTGGTGTGCACATCAGAAG GGTTTGCTACAAAGTGAAATTGAAGGTGATGATGATGAAAAAGTTGGCTTTTACGGGAGATGCCTGCATCATGCAATGCCCAATAATTATCGTCTTGATAATCATGTTGTGGATCCCCAACAAAGCCTGATAAAGGAAGAATGCTCGTGTGCTCGCACCGAG GTTGTTAGAGGTCGGAAAAGAGAGAGAACACACCAGCCTAATCTCCAAGGACCTGGTAAAGATGGTGTATGCATTGTTTCCCAGGAGCAGATAAATGCATGGCTTCATATTAATGGTCAGAAGTGTCGTGCTAGTGGTTTAACAAAGCCATCAGGTTCAGATGTCGAGAATGACTACCGG AAGGAATACATTCTATACAAGCAGTTAAAGAGATGGAAGCATTTGGTTGTTTACAAATCAGGAATTCATGCGCTTGGTCTGTACACATCGCAGTTTATTCCTCGTGGAGCCATG GTAGTTGAATATATCGGTGAGATTGTCGGACTACGAGTAGCCGACAAACGAGAGATTGAGTACCAATCAGGTAGAAGAATCCAATACAAGAGTGCTTGCTATTTCTTTAGGATTGATAAGGAACACATCATTGATGCCACACGCAAAGGCGGGATTGCCCGATTTGTCAACCATTCTTGCCTG CCAAACTGTGTCGCTAAAGTAATCACAGTCAGGAATGAGAAAAAG GTGGTTTTCTTCGCAGAGAGGGACATAAACCCTGGCGAGGAGATTACTTATGACTATCACTTCAACAGCGAAGATGAAGGCGAGAAAATTCCGTGTTTCTGCGATTCAAAAAATTGCAGACGGTACCTGAACTAA